From Vibrio crassostreae, one genomic window encodes:
- the nhaR gene encoding transcriptional activator NhaR: MSHLNYNHLYYFWMVCKQGSVTKAAEALFLTPQTVTGQIKALEERMDGKLTKRNGRSVEPTELGQLVFKYADRMFGLSYEMLDIVNYSQHSNILFDVGVADALSKRLVSKILMSTIPPDNSIHLRCFESTHEMLLEQLSQHKLDMILSDCPVDSSQSPGLFSKKLGESGMSFFSSGKVEGVNFPAVLEQRKLLIPGSRTSMGRKVLQWFDRQGLKPDVLGEFDDAALMKAFARYHDDAIFLAPTLYMSEVEEDTSLQLLGGIEELKEEYYVIFAERMIQHPAVKNVCDADFSKLFE; the protein is encoded by the coding sequence ATGTCGCACCTCAACTATAACCACCTTTATTACTTTTGGATGGTTTGCAAACAAGGCTCTGTTACTAAAGCGGCAGAAGCTCTATTCCTAACACCACAAACAGTAACGGGTCAGATAAAAGCGTTAGAAGAGCGTATGGATGGCAAGTTAACTAAGCGTAATGGTCGCAGTGTTGAGCCGACAGAGCTTGGGCAGCTAGTCTTTAAGTACGCTGACCGTATGTTTGGCCTGAGTTACGAGATGCTGGATATCGTAAATTATAGCCAGCACTCTAATATTCTGTTTGATGTTGGTGTTGCGGATGCACTGTCTAAAAGACTCGTAAGCAAGATACTGATGTCGACGATTCCCCCAGATAACAGCATTCATTTACGTTGCTTTGAATCGACCCATGAAATGCTACTTGAGCAACTTTCTCAGCATAAGCTCGATATGATCTTGTCTGATTGCCCGGTGGATTCGAGTCAAAGCCCTGGCCTGTTTAGTAAAAAGCTCGGCGAAAGTGGAATGAGCTTTTTCAGTTCCGGCAAGGTTGAAGGTGTGAACTTCCCCGCGGTATTAGAACAAAGAAAGCTTTTGATACCTGGTAGTCGAACCTCAATGGGGCGCAAAGTGCTGCAGTGGTTTGATAGACAAGGGCTTAAACCTGATGTTTTGGGTGAGTTTGATGATGCGGCATTGATGAAGGCTTTTGCTCGCTACCACGATGACGCAATATTTTTAGCGCCAACCCTTTATATGTCTGAGGTTGAGGAAGATACATCACTGCAATTATTAGGTGGCATTGAAGAGTTAAAAGAGGAGTACTACGTCATATTTGCTGAGAGGATGATCCAACATCCAGCAGTAAAAAACGTATGCGACGCAGATTTTAGCAAATTGTTCGAGTGA
- a CDS encoding ArsR/SmtB family transcription factor produces the protein MNLKEMEKNSAQAVILLKAMANERRLQILCLLHGTELSVGELCGKLELSQSALSQHLAWLRRDGLVETRKEAQTVYYTLSSEEVKAMINLLHGIYCK, from the coding sequence ATGAACTTAAAAGAGATGGAGAAGAACTCAGCACAAGCTGTGATTCTACTCAAAGCCATGGCCAACGAGCGTCGCTTACAGATCTTGTGCCTATTACATGGTACTGAGCTGTCGGTTGGGGAGTTGTGTGGCAAGTTGGAACTGAGTCAGTCTGCTTTATCTCAACATCTTGCTTGGTTGAGAAGAGATGGTTTGGTCGAAACTCGCAAAGAAGCTCAAACTGTGTATTACACATTGAGTAGTGAAGAAGTAAAAGCGATGATTAACCTACTGCATGGTATTTACTGCAAGTAG
- the rpsT gene encoding 30S ribosomal protein S20, with translation MANSKSAKKRAIQAEKRRQHNASRRSMMRTYMKKTIAAIEAGNKEAATAALVEVTPLLDRMATKGLIHKNKAARHKSRFAAAIKAL, from the coding sequence TTGGCAAACAGTAAATCTGCTAAGAAGCGCGCTATCCAAGCTGAGAAACGTCGCCAGCACAATGCTAGCCGTCGTTCTATGATGCGCACTTACATGAAAAAAACTATTGCAGCTATTGAAGCTGGCAATAAAGAAGCTGCAACTGCTGCTCTTGTAGAAGTTACACCTCTTCTAGACCGTATGGCGACTAAAGGCCTTATTCATAAGAATAAAGCTGCACGTCATAAGTCTCGTTTCGCTGCTGCAATCAAAGCTCTTTAA
- the murJ gene encoding murein biosynthesis integral membrane protein MurJ produces MSKRLLKSGLIVSAMTFVSRVLGLVRDVVVANLMGAGASADVFFFANKIPNFLRRLFAEGAFSQAFVPVLTEYHAAGDKDKTRDLIAKVSGTLGVLVSIVTVIGVLGSGVITAMFGAGWFIDWLNDGPAAPKFELASFMLKITFPYLWFITFVALSGAILNTLGKFAVSSFTPVFLNVMIIGAAWFISPNLEQPEIGLAIGVFLGGLVQFLFQMPFLIKAGVLVKPKWGWRDPGVVKIRTLMIPALFGVSVSQINLLFDTFIASFLATGSISWLYYSDRLLEFPLGLFGIAIATVILPALSRKHVDAQGEGFAHTMDWGVRMVLLLGIPAMLGLIVLAKPMLMVLFMRGEFSPHDVQQASMSLVAYASGLLNFMLIKVLAPGYYSRQDTKTPVKYGIIAMVTNMVFNAIFAYFYGYVGLAIATALSAFVNMALLYRGLHLAGVYQLTKTTLLFSAKLIVSGAVMVAAILWQLDNMQHWLEWSFSQRALTLTGLIGLGGFVYIVSVLILGIRVKHLKAATD; encoded by the coding sequence GTGAGTAAACGACTATTAAAGTCAGGCCTGATTGTCAGTGCAATGACTTTTGTTTCCCGTGTATTGGGGCTAGTACGTGATGTAGTAGTAGCAAATTTGATGGGGGCTGGAGCGAGTGCCGACGTATTCTTCTTCGCTAATAAAATTCCTAATTTCTTACGTCGACTTTTTGCAGAAGGTGCGTTTTCTCAAGCGTTTGTTCCTGTATTAACGGAATATCACGCCGCAGGTGATAAAGATAAGACTCGAGATTTAATTGCTAAGGTGTCGGGCACGCTCGGGGTGTTAGTCTCTATCGTTACCGTTATCGGGGTGTTAGGCTCAGGTGTAATCACTGCGATGTTTGGTGCCGGTTGGTTTATCGATTGGTTAAATGACGGTCCAGCTGCGCCAAAATTTGAGCTAGCGAGTTTTATGCTCAAGATTACCTTTCCTTATTTGTGGTTTATCACCTTTGTTGCGTTATCTGGTGCCATTCTTAATACATTAGGTAAGTTTGCGGTCTCTTCTTTTACTCCAGTGTTCTTGAACGTGATGATCATAGGCGCTGCATGGTTTATCTCACCTAATTTAGAACAACCAGAAATTGGTTTAGCCATTGGTGTGTTTCTTGGTGGCTTAGTCCAATTCCTTTTCCAAATGCCTTTCTTGATCAAAGCGGGTGTGTTGGTTAAGCCGAAGTGGGGCTGGAGAGATCCGGGCGTTGTTAAGATCCGCACACTAATGATCCCGGCTTTGTTCGGTGTATCGGTCAGTCAAATCAATTTATTGTTTGATACCTTTATTGCCAGCTTCCTCGCAACTGGTTCTATAAGTTGGTTGTACTACTCAGACCGACTGCTTGAATTTCCTCTCGGTTTATTCGGTATCGCGATTGCGACCGTGATTCTTCCTGCTTTGTCTCGTAAACACGTAGATGCTCAAGGGGAAGGGTTCGCGCATACCATGGACTGGGGCGTGCGCATGGTTTTGCTGCTTGGTATTCCTGCGATGCTTGGTCTTATTGTGTTAGCAAAGCCAATGCTGATGGTGCTATTCATGCGTGGTGAGTTCTCTCCACATGATGTACAGCAGGCATCAATGTCATTGGTGGCCTACGCATCAGGCTTGCTTAATTTCATGCTGATTAAAGTATTAGCGCCTGGTTATTACTCTCGCCAAGATACAAAAACACCGGTTAAATACGGCATTATCGCGATGGTGACCAATATGGTGTTTAACGCGATTTTTGCTTATTTCTATGGCTATGTAGGTTTGGCGATTGCGACGGCATTGTCTGCCTTTGTGAATATGGCCTTGCTATATCGCGGATTGCACCTTGCGGGCGTATATCAATTAACTAAGACAACCTTGTTATTTAGTGCCAAATTGATTGTCTCGGGTGCGGTAATGGTAGCGGCTATTTTATGGCAGCTGGATAATATGCAACATTGGCTTGAATGGAGCTTTAGCCAGAGAGCGCTGACATTAACAGGCTTGATTGGACTTGGTGGCTTTGTTTATATTGTTTCGGTACTGATTTTAGGTATCCGAGTAAAACATTTAAAAGCAGCGACAGATTAA
- the ribF gene encoding bifunctional riboflavin kinase/FAD synthetase, which yields MELIRGIHNIKAQHHGCVLTIGNFDGVHLGHQEVLSQVSKQAAALGLPSVVMTFEPQPMELFARDRAPARLTRLRDKYVQLSKLDISRLLCVNFNQYFASLSAEAFIKDLLVDKLGVKFLVVGDDFCFGKGRTGNFAMLKAAGEKYGFEVVSTQSYCLNQLRVSSTEIRNALAVDDLAASATMLGRDYSISGRVSHGRKLGRTIGFPTANIPLKRCVSPVSGVYVVEALDIDGVPVGGVANIGQRPTVNGVRQQLEVHFFDFKANLYGKQLEVRLLHKLRDEIKFESFDALKNQIELDAEAARVWLLQLKN from the coding sequence ATGGAACTGATCCGAGGTATACACAATATTAAAGCGCAGCATCATGGCTGTGTATTAACCATAGGTAACTTCGATGGTGTTCATTTAGGACATCAAGAGGTTCTGAGTCAGGTTTCTAAACAAGCTGCAGCATTAGGGCTACCTTCTGTTGTTATGACGTTTGAGCCGCAACCTATGGAGCTGTTTGCCCGAGATAGAGCGCCAGCACGTTTAACTCGCTTACGAGATAAATACGTGCAACTGAGCAAGCTGGATATCAGTCGTTTATTGTGTGTCAATTTTAATCAGTATTTTGCAAGTTTATCCGCGGAAGCATTCATTAAGGATCTTTTGGTTGATAAGCTTGGTGTGAAGTTCTTGGTGGTTGGTGACGATTTTTGCTTTGGTAAAGGTCGCACTGGTAATTTCGCTATGCTCAAAGCGGCAGGCGAGAAGTACGGTTTTGAGGTGGTAAGCACCCAAAGCTATTGCTTAAACCAATTACGAGTAAGTAGTACTGAGATACGAAATGCATTAGCGGTCGATGACTTGGCTGCAAGTGCTACCATGTTAGGACGTGATTACAGTATTAGTGGTCGAGTGTCCCATGGTCGAAAACTAGGGAGAACTATCGGTTTCCCTACCGCTAATATTCCATTAAAGCGTTGTGTTTCTCCTGTATCGGGAGTGTATGTTGTTGAAGCTTTGGATATCGACGGTGTTCCTGTCGGTGGCGTTGCTAATATTGGACAACGACCAACAGTTAATGGGGTAAGGCAGCAATTAGAAGTGCACTTTTTTGACTTTAAAGCCAATTTATATGGTAAACAGTTAGAAGTACGACTTTTGCACAAACTGCGCGACGAGATAAAATTTGAATCGTTCGACGCACTAAAGAATCAAATAGAATTGGATGCTGAAGCCGCAAGGGTGTGGCTGCTTCAGCTAAAGAATTAA
- the ileS gene encoding isoleucine--tRNA ligase: MSDYKDTLNLPETGFPMRGNLANREPEMLKRWYKEDLYGEIRKAKKGKKSFVLHDGPPYANGDIHIGHALNKILKDIIIKSKTLSGFDAPYIPGWDCHGLPIELMVEKKKGKPGQKISAAEFREECRKYAAGQVEGQKESFKRLGIMGEWDKPYRTMDFGTEANIIRSLGKIADKGHLLKGFKPVHWCTDCGSALAEAEVEYKDKVSPSIDVKFTAADEAALLEKFTLAEGHAGQGEISIVIWTTTPWTLPANRAVCLRDDLEYVLIQVEANGDQPAQRIVVASDLAKDVMDRAGIEHFHNLGFATGADLELSQFNHPFYDFTVPAVLGDHVTTDSGTGVVHTAPGHGQEDFVVGKKYNLEIANPVGSNGVYLPDTELFAGQHVFKANDSVLEVLKDKGALLHHHAYEHSYPHCWRHKTPIIFRATPQWFISMDQAGLRAKALESTKNVEWMPEWGQSRIEGMIEGRPEWCISRQRTWGVPIALFVHKETSELHPDSPALIEKVAKLVEEKGIQAWWDVDAAELMGAEDADKYEKVMDTLDVWFDSGVTHFSVVDSREEYNGNSADLYLEGSDQHRGWFQSSLISSIAMKDEAPYKQVLTHGFVVDGNGRKMSKSIGNVVAPKDVTNKLGADILRLWVASTDYTGEVAVSDEILKRSADAYRRIRNTARFFLANLNGFNPETDLVPAEEMVALDRWAVGRAQAAQEEIVKAYGEYNTHGVTQRLMQFCSIEMGSFYLDVIKDRQYTAKQGSHAQRSCQTALYYIVEALVRWMAPIMSFTADEIWNEMPGERDKFVFTGEWFEGLFGLAEGEELSNEFWAEIQTVRGAVNKLLEDARKEKTIGGALQAEVTLYADDALAAKINKLEDELRFVLITSAAVVKPLGEKSDAAQETDVAGLFVEVAATEAEKCDRCWHHTPDVGTIEGHEKVCGRCVSNIDGEGEVRKFA, from the coding sequence ATGAGTGATTATAAAGATACCCTGAACTTACCAGAAACAGGGTTCCCAATGCGCGGCAATCTGGCAAATCGTGAGCCAGAAATGCTGAAGCGTTGGTACAAAGAAGATCTTTACGGCGAAATCCGTAAGGCAAAGAAAGGTAAAAAATCTTTCGTACTGCATGATGGCCCTCCATACGCGAACGGCGACATTCACATTGGCCACGCGCTGAATAAGATTCTTAAAGACATTATTATCAAATCTAAGACCCTTTCTGGTTTTGATGCACCGTACATCCCAGGTTGGGACTGTCACGGTCTTCCAATCGAGCTAATGGTTGAGAAGAAGAAAGGTAAGCCTGGTCAGAAGATTTCGGCTGCTGAATTCCGCGAAGAGTGTCGTAAGTACGCTGCGGGCCAAGTTGAAGGTCAGAAAGAGAGCTTCAAACGTCTTGGTATCATGGGCGAGTGGGACAAACCTTACCGCACTATGGATTTCGGCACTGAAGCGAACATCATTCGTTCTCTAGGCAAAATCGCAGACAAAGGTCACCTTCTTAAAGGTTTCAAACCAGTTCACTGGTGTACTGACTGTGGTTCTGCTCTGGCTGAAGCTGAAGTTGAATATAAAGATAAAGTTTCTCCATCTATCGATGTGAAATTTACAGCAGCTGACGAAGCGGCGCTGCTAGAGAAATTTACTCTAGCTGAAGGTCATGCGGGTCAAGGCGAAATTTCTATCGTAATCTGGACGACAACACCATGGACTCTGCCGGCGAACCGCGCAGTATGTCTACGTGATGATCTTGAATACGTGCTTATCCAAGTTGAAGCGAATGGCGACCAACCAGCTCAACGTATCGTTGTTGCTTCTGATCTAGCAAAAGACGTAATGGACCGTGCAGGTATCGAGCATTTCCATAACCTTGGTTTTGCTACAGGTGCTGATCTTGAGCTTTCTCAGTTCAACCACCCGTTCTACGATTTTACTGTTCCTGCTGTTCTTGGCGACCACGTAACAACGGATTCAGGTACTGGTGTGGTTCACACTGCGCCTGGCCACGGTCAAGAGGATTTCGTGGTTGGTAAGAAGTACAACCTAGAAATCGCTAACCCAGTTGGTTCAAACGGCGTTTACCTGCCAGATACTGAGCTATTTGCTGGTCAGCACGTATTTAAAGCGAACGACTCTGTTTTAGAAGTTCTAAAAGATAAAGGTGCACTTCTGCATCACCACGCTTACGAGCACAGCTACCCACACTGTTGGAGACACAAAACTCCAATCATCTTCCGTGCAACACCACAGTGGTTCATCTCGATGGATCAAGCTGGCCTACGTGCAAAAGCACTAGAGTCAACGAAGAATGTTGAGTGGATGCCTGAGTGGGGTCAAAGCCGTATCGAAGGTATGATCGAAGGTCGCCCTGAGTGGTGTATCTCTCGTCAACGTACTTGGGGTGTGCCAATTGCTCTGTTCGTTCATAAAGAAACGTCAGAACTTCACCCTGATAGCCCAGCTCTTATTGAAAAAGTCGCGAAGCTAGTTGAAGAGAAAGGCATTCAAGCTTGGTGGGATGTAGACGCTGCTGAACTTATGGGCGCAGAAGACGCTGATAAGTACGAAAAAGTAATGGATACGCTAGACGTATGGTTCGACTCAGGTGTGACGCACTTCTCTGTTGTTGATTCTCGTGAAGAATACAACGGCAACAGTGCTGATCTTTACCTTGAAGGTTCAGACCAACACCGTGGCTGGTTCCAGTCTTCTTTAATTTCATCTATTGCGATGAAAGACGAAGCACCATACAAGCAAGTACTAACTCACGGTTTCGTGGTTGACGGTAACGGCCGTAAGATGTCTAAATCTATCGGTAACGTTGTTGCACCTAAAGATGTAACCAACAAGCTAGGTGCTGATATCCTGCGTCTATGGGTTGCTTCTACAGACTACACGGGTGAAGTTGCGGTTTCTGATGAAATCCTGAAGCGTTCAGCTGATGCTTACCGTCGTATTCGTAACACAGCGCGTTTCTTCCTAGCGAACTTGAATGGTTTCAACCCTGAAACTGACCTAGTACCTGCTGAAGAGATGGTTGCACTTGATCGCTGGGCTGTTGGCCGTGCTCAAGCTGCACAAGAAGAGATTGTTAAAGCATACGGCGAGTACAACACTCACGGTGTGACTCAACGTCTAATGCAGTTCTGTTCTATTGAAATGGGTTCTTTCTACCTAGACGTAATTAAAGACCGTCAGTACACAGCGAAGCAGGGCAGCCATGCCCAACGTAGCTGTCAAACTGCGCTTTACTACATCGTAGAAGCTCTAGTTCGTTGGATGGCACCTATCATGTCGTTCACTGCAGATGAAATCTGGAACGAGATGCCGGGTGAGCGCGACAAGTTCGTGTTTACTGGCGAATGGTTCGAAGGCCTATTCGGTCTAGCTGAAGGCGAAGAGCTAAGCAACGAATTCTGGGCTGAAATCCAAACGGTTCGTGGCGCTGTGAACAAGCTTCTTGAAGATGCTCGTAAAGAGAAAACGATCGGTGGTGCACTGCAAGCTGAAGTGACTCTATACGCTGACGACGCACTAGCGGCGAAAATCAACAAGCTAGAAGATGAGCTACGTTTCGTACTTATCACTTCTGCAGCTGTTGTTAAGCCACTGGGCGAGAAGTCTGATGCAGCTCAAGAGACAGACGTTGCTGGTCTATTCGTTGAAGTTGCAGCTACTGAAGCTGAGAAGTGTGACCGTTGCTGGCACCACACTCCAGATGTAGGCACTATCGAAGGTCACGAGAAAGTTTGTGGTCGTTGTGTGTCGAACATCGATGGTGAAGGCGAAGTGCGTAAGTTCGCATAA
- the lspA gene encoding signal peptidase II produces the protein MSDVSLKQSGVRWLWLALVVFLADIGIKLFVMDNMGYGWANRIEVLPFFNFLYVHNYGAAFSFLSDQSGWQRWLFTGIAFAVTGMLTYWMSKLPAAEKWNNIAYAIIIGGAVGNVFDRVVHGFVVDYLDFYWGTYHWPAFNLADMGICIGAAMIILDGFRKKDESK, from the coding sequence ATGAGTGACGTTTCGTTAAAACAATCTGGTGTGCGTTGGCTATGGTTGGCCCTAGTGGTCTTCCTTGCCGATATCGGCATTAAACTCTTTGTCATGGATAACATGGGTTATGGCTGGGCAAACCGTATTGAGGTTCTGCCATTCTTTAACTTTTTGTACGTACATAACTATGGTGCAGCGTTTAGCTTCTTGAGCGATCAAAGTGGTTGGCAGCGTTGGTTATTTACGGGTATCGCATTTGCGGTAACGGGCATGCTGACGTACTGGATGAGCAAACTACCAGCTGCGGAGAAGTGGAATAACATTGCTTATGCGATCATCATTGGTGGTGCGGTTGGTAATGTGTTTGACCGAGTCGTACATGGCTTTGTTGTCGATTACTTAGACTTCTACTGGGGCACTTACCATTGGCCTGCATTTAACTTAGCGGATATGGGAATCTGTATCGGTGCTGCGATGATCATCCTAGATGGTTTCCGTAAGAAAGACGAAAGCAAATAG
- the fkpB gene encoding FKBP-type peptidyl-prolyl cis-trans isomerase, whose product MAAIKNDSAVTLHFTIKMKDGSVADSTENMGKPAKFVMGDGSLSENFEACLLGLEAGTEKSIELKAEDAFGMPNPDHIHYMDRAKFVGDSEVEVGTIMAFSGPDGMEIPGIITEIAGDSVTVDFNHPLAGQDVTFDVNILTVE is encoded by the coding sequence GTGGCAGCAATTAAAAATGATTCAGCAGTAACTCTACATTTTACGATTAAAATGAAGGATGGTTCAGTTGCCGATAGCACCGAAAATATGGGCAAACCTGCAAAGTTCGTCATGGGCGATGGCAGCCTAAGTGAGAACTTTGAAGCGTGCTTACTTGGACTTGAAGCTGGAACTGAAAAGTCTATCGAACTGAAAGCGGAAGATGCGTTTGGTATGCCAAACCCTGATCATATTCATTATATGGATCGTGCTAAGTTTGTTGGTGATTCTGAAGTTGAAGTGGGTACTATCATGGCATTCTCTGGTCCTGATGGGATGGAAATTCCAGGTATTATTACTGAGATCGCAGGTGATTCAGTGACGGTTGATTTTAATCACCCACTCGCAGGTCAAGACGTTACGTTTGACGTCAATATCTTAACGGTAGAATAA
- the ispH gene encoding 4-hydroxy-3-methylbut-2-enyl diphosphate reductase: MSNEMKIMLANPRGFCAGVDRAISIVERALEMYQPPIYVRHEVVHNRFVVEGLKQRGAIFVEELSEVPDDNIVIFSAHGVSQAVRKEAKERELTVFDATCPLVTKVHMEVARASRKHMEVVLIGHAGHPEVEGTMGQYASQTGGMYLVERPEDVQNLVVNDPSNLHYVSQTTLSVDETADVIEELRRVFPEIQGPRKDDICYATQNRQDAVREMANDVDVVIVVGSKNSSNSTRLKELAEKLGTPGYLTDCPEDIQTEWVEGKKKIGVTAGASAPEELVNQILDRIRELGATGVEEIQGREENMFFEVPKELQIKQVD, translated from the coding sequence ATGAGCAATGAAATGAAAATAATGTTAGCTAACCCTCGTGGCTTTTGTGCCGGTGTCGATCGTGCGATCAGCATCGTAGAGCGTGCACTTGAAATGTATCAGCCACCGATCTATGTTCGCCATGAAGTGGTACACAACCGCTTTGTTGTTGAGGGGCTCAAGCAACGTGGTGCTATTTTTGTCGAAGAACTGAGTGAAGTGCCTGACGACAATATCGTGATTTTCTCTGCTCACGGTGTTTCTCAAGCGGTTCGTAAAGAAGCGAAAGAGCGCGAGCTAACGGTATTCGATGCAACCTGTCCTTTGGTGACTAAAGTTCATATGGAGGTTGCTCGTGCGAGCCGCAAACATATGGAAGTAGTACTGATCGGTCACGCGGGTCACCCGGAAGTTGAAGGCACTATGGGTCAGTACGCGAGTCAAACAGGTGGTATGTACTTGGTTGAAAGACCAGAAGACGTACAAAACCTAGTGGTTAATGATCCAAGTAACTTACACTACGTGAGCCAAACTACGCTGTCTGTTGATGAAACGGCAGATGTAATTGAAGAGTTACGTCGTGTATTCCCTGAGATTCAAGGCCCTCGTAAAGACGACATCTGTTATGCGACTCAAAACCGTCAAGACGCGGTGCGTGAGATGGCGAATGACGTTGATGTGGTGATAGTGGTTGGTTCTAAGAACTCATCGAACTCTACACGCCTAAAAGAGCTAGCTGAGAAGCTAGGCACACCAGGCTACCTAACGGATTGCCCAGAAGATATTCAGACTGAATGGGTTGAAGGCAAGAAGAAAATCGGCGTAACGGCTGGTGCTTCTGCTCCTGAAGAGTTAGTTAACCAAATCTTAGATCGTATCCGCGAACTAGGTGCGACTGGCGTTGAAGAGATTCAAGGTCGCGAAGAGAACATGTTCTTCGAAGTACCGAAAGAGCTGCAGATCAAGCAAGTAGATTAA
- the btsR gene encoding two-component system response regulator BtsR yields MLKALVIDDELFAREELIELLTETGEVEVIGQASNAIEGLKQINLLKPDVVYLDIQMPQVTGIELLSMLDPDTMPYVVFVTAYDQYAIQAFEDNAFDYLLKPVEPCRLNKSVCRLNKVIKQNQKAPEQNISAIAPCHLEQIPCIGHNRIVIMASQTVECAYSDISGVHVRSSSQTATSQLTLKILEEKTDLIRCHRQYLINIKSIQEIKLLENGLAEIITLTGFEVPVSRRYLKTLKEQLGLQ; encoded by the coding sequence ATGTTAAAAGCATTAGTTATCGATGATGAGCTTTTTGCTCGCGAAGAACTGATTGAACTTCTGACCGAAACCGGAGAAGTCGAAGTCATTGGTCAAGCGAGTAACGCAATTGAAGGACTTAAGCAGATCAACCTTCTCAAGCCTGATGTGGTGTATTTGGATATCCAAATGCCTCAGGTTACAGGGATTGAATTGCTGAGCATGCTTGACCCAGACACCATGCCCTACGTGGTGTTCGTCACCGCTTACGACCAATATGCGATTCAAGCCTTTGAAGACAATGCCTTTGATTACCTACTCAAGCCAGTTGAACCTTGTCGATTAAACAAGAGTGTTTGTCGTCTGAATAAAGTCATCAAGCAGAACCAGAAAGCGCCAGAACAAAACATCTCAGCGATTGCTCCCTGCCACTTAGAGCAAATCCCGTGCATTGGTCACAACCGCATAGTGATCATGGCAAGCCAAACGGTCGAGTGTGCTTATTCAGATATCAGCGGTGTGCATGTTCGTAGCTCATCACAAACCGCGACCTCACAACTAACGCTTAAGATCTTGGAAGAAAAGACCGATTTGATCCGCTGTCACCGACAATATTTGATCAACATAAAATCGATCCAAGAGATCAAGTTGCTAGAAAATGGATTAGCGGAGATCATTACCCTGACTGGCTTCGAAGTCCCTGTTAGCCGTCGTTACCTCAAGACTTTAAAAGAACAGCTCGGTCTTCAGTAA